The Proteus sp. ZN5 genome includes the window CAGCCAAAGCGCGATAAATCTCTTCCATGCCAATTGGCATTTCACCAAACCAGACAATATGAGGGCGTAATGGTGATGGGAATTGGCAACAATGGCAACGATCTGTTGTTTCTAAGTCCCCTTTCCATTCAAATACTTGGCGAGATTGAGGGCAACGCACTTTTAGCAATTCACCATGCATATGCAAAATATGTTTACTACCTGCTTTTTCATGCAAATTATCAATATTTTGAGTCACCAGCAAAAAATTCTCTTTGCCTAAACGTTGCTCTAGTTTCGCTAATGCATAATGCGCTTCATTTGGCTGAATAGAAGGTTGTTGCAATTGGTGCCGACGTTCATTGTAAAACTGCTGAACCAATTGAGGATTGCGTTGATAACCTTCAGGTGTTGCAACATCTTCAACGCGATGCTCTTCCCACAATCCATCTTCTGATCGGAATGTTTTAATTCCTGATTCAGCCGAAATGCCAGCCCCTGTTAATACGACAACTTTGGGTAAATTCATTTCATGTTCCGTTTTATGGGTTAGATGAAAATAGCGACAACGTGAATGTTGTCTACGTAAATTCTTAATTTTACGAAACTTCCTAAGCCGACGATGACGAAGTTTAAGTTTCATCATTACAATC containing:
- the cobB gene encoding Sir2 family NAD+-dependent deacetylase, which encodes MMKLKLRHRRLRKFRKIKNLRRQHSRCRYFHLTHKTEHEMNLPKVVVLTGAGISAESGIKTFRSEDGLWEEHRVEDVATPEGYQRNPQLVQQFYNERRHQLQQPSIQPNEAHYALAKLEQRLGKENFLLVTQNIDNLHEKAGSKHILHMHGELLKVRCPQSRQVFEWKGDLETTDRCHCCQFPSPLRPHIVWFGEMPIGMEEIYRALAEADIFISIGTSGNVYPAAGFVHEARLTGAHTVELNLEPSLVESQFEEKHYGPASQVVDEYVHKLFELINDPKADLTQ